Part of the Microcoleus sp. FACHB-68 genome is shown below.
TCAAAAGGCTGGTGAATCCAGGGATTGTCTGGCAAGTAATCCACATAGTAATCGGGCGCAATAATGGAAGAGGCTTTGTACCAGAGAACAGCCGTGCGAATTTCCTCGATATCCGCCCCATAATGAGACGATAGCCAGTTAAGTGTCTGCTGAAGCGAGATGCCGGAATCTGCCAAGTCATCCACTAAGAGAATATGACTGCCCAGCTTGCCGGTGGTCATTGTCAGGTGGGTTGAGAAAGAAATTTCTCCGCGAACTTGACCACCGGCACCCCCATAAGAAGAAACCGATAAAATCGCCAAGGGCAGGTCGTAAATCCGCGAGAGGGTATCGCCCACGCGCAACCCACCTCTAGCAATGCAGACAATTTGGTTGAACTGCCAATGGGACAGGTAAATTTTGGCAGCGAGGCGCTCAATTTTTTGATGGTACTCAGACCAGGAAATATAAAGATCAGACATAGATAGCATGATGAACGCAGGGATCAGCAGAATAATACAACTGCCGGCAGATGCGAAATGTTGCGCCGCGACATAAGGCACAATAACAGAACGATGAAACGCCTTTCTTCATCACAGATGCTTGGCAACCGCGAGGGCTGATTTTACTTCGTTACAAACTGACATGACTAACACTTCCCCTTCTGCTGATTCCCCTATTTCACCTGAGTCTGAAAAGCTCAACTTTAGCACCAAACTGGCCTACGGGGCAGGGGATATGGGGACGGCAATCACAGCAATGCTTTTGATTTCTTTTTTGTCACCCTTCCTCACCGATGTGGCCGGGTTAGCCCCCGGCTTAGCCGGCAAAACCCAGCTGGTTGGTAAGGTTTGGGATGCCGTCAATGACCCATTAGTGGGGGTGCTGAGTGATCGCACCCAAAGCCGGTGGGGACGCCGCTATCCCTGGATGATCTGGGGGGCAGTTCCGTTTGGAGTCTTCTTTTTTTTGCAGTGGGTTGTCCCCCGCTTTAGCAATACCGAAAGTATTAATCAGTGGGGTCTGTTTTTCTACTACACGATTATCTCGATTTTATTTAATACCTTCTATACAGTTGTCAATTTACCTTACACTGCTCTAACTCCCGAACTCACCCAAGATTACAACGAACGCACCAGCCTCAACAGCTTTCGATTTACCTTTTCCATTGGCGGCAGCATTCTGTCTTTATTGCTGGCTTTAGTGATTGCACAGCTCATTCCCAATGACCGAGGACAGCAGTTTTTGGTATTAGGAGGGATTTGTGCAATTTTCTCTGTACTGCCTTTATATTGGTGTGTTTGGGGAACACGCAAACGTGCCGCTGCAGTGGCCGCAAAACACCCGGAAACCGAGCAACCTGTGTCTTTGCCGGTGTTACAACAGCTAAAGCTAATTTTGAACAACCGGCCTTTTTTGTTTGTGGTCGGAATTTATTTGTTTTCTTGGTTAGCTGTGCAGGTGACGGCTGGAATCATTCCCTACTTTGTGGGAAGTTTGATGCGCCTGGGACAGACGGAAATTAATTTAGTGCTGCTATTGGTGCAGGGAACTGCTTTAAGTATGCTGTTTGTTTGGGGTGCGATCAGCAAGCGCGTGGGCAAAAAAGCCGTTTACTTTATGGGGATGAGTGTCTGGATTTTGGCACAGGCAGGACTGTTTTTCCTGCAACCCGGTCAAGTCGGGTTAATGTACTTTTTGGCAGCGATGGCCGGCTTAGGGGTGTCCACAGCTTATCTAATTCCCTGGTCGATGCTTCCCGATGTAATTGAATTGGATGAACTGAGAACGGGACAGCGTCGCGAGGGCATTTTTTATAGCTTTATGGTGTTTCTGCAAAAAATTTGTTTAGGACTTGCGGTGTGGTTGATGTTAGAAAGTCTAGGTTGGGCCGGCTATATTAAGCCCACTGCCGCAATCCCGCTGCCCGATCAATCGGATGCTGTAGATATGGTGATTCGCATTGCGATTGGCCCTTTGCCAACACTGGCTTTGATTGTCGGTTTGGTACTGGCTTATTTTTATCCGATTACCCGTGAAGTCCACGCTGAAATTTTACTGCAACTTCAGGAACGCCGAGCGGAACGAGGAACTAGAGATTAGGGAGGGGAGAGTTGCAATTTGCCGCACTTTACACGCAGTTTTCAGGGTTCATTCTTCTCTTTATAAATGGGTGGGGAGGGCAACCGTGAAAGCTGTCCAACCGGCATCACTTTCAACTTGAATGCTGCCGCCTAACTGTTCGACAAGTTTGTAAACCAAAGCTAACCCCAAGCCGGTGCCGCCTTGTTCCCAGGGATCGGCGTTAGGAACTCGATAGAACTTGTCAAAGATACGCGGCAGTTCAGCTTTGGGAATTTCCGCTTGATTAACGATGGTGAACAGGCACACGGGTGCAGCGGCTGAAGGGTTAGGTGTCACAGATTCTCCCCCTCCCTCAGAGTGGCGGATGCTTAGCGCTATCTTGCCGCCGGCACTTGTGTATTTGCAGGCATTGTTGAGCAGTTCTGTGACAATCCGCCCTAAGCTAATGGGATCTGAAATAATGGGGGGGAGTTCAGGCGGATACTCAACCTCTAATATCTGCTGCCGGTTGGAGATTCTGTAATTAAAAGGGGTGAGAATCGTCGGCAACCACTCAGATAAATTTACAGCGGTTGTGTGTGATCTGTAGGCGTCCGCTTCCAGCCTTTGCAAATCTAATAAATCTTCAATCAGATCATTTTCTCGGTCGCATTCGGTTCGCAAAATCTTTAAATAGCGCTCGCGTCTATCTGGATCGCCAGCCGCTTGTAGCAGGTGAATCGCCATTTTCATATTAGCGATGGGTGAGCGTAATTCATGAGAAACGGTACTTAAAAAGTCATCTTTGAGCCGATTAAGTTTGGCGAGTTCTTCGACTTGTGCGCGGCAGGCTTGATATAGTCGGGCTTGGCGAATAGCAATGGCGCACTGATTGGCGACTTGCTGCACTAAGAGAATTTCTGTCTTGCCTAGAACGGTGCCCATTCGGTTAAATACTGCTAAGTGACCGATAACTCCTTGATCATCGGATGAGATGGGGAACAGCAGTTTTACCGGCAAATGTTTGCACAGTTCGGGTGTGCTAATATCCCCTAGTTCATGAGATTGATAGTATTCGCCGCGTAGCAGCCGGCCATAGGTATTAGGGGCGTCTGCTATGTCGATCGTACAGCCCACAGCCGATCCGAACTGAGGCTGGGTGGCTTCATAGCAAATGGTTGCTTGTGTGCGTTCAAGGTTGTAAACAGCGGCGCAGCAATAATCTGTTTTCAGGACGCTGTGAAGTGCGACGACAGCGGTTTGCAAAATCTGAGCTTCATCGAAGCTATCGCGAATTTCATCGGTGATGCGCTGAATGCCGGCGGCAAAATCAAGTGATTTTTTCAGTTGGCTAGTGCGTTTTTGAACTTGATGTTCTAGCTCGTTGCTGACGACAGTGCTAGCGTTAAAATAAGTGGGTGATTCGTAATAGTTTGTTACGGAATTGCTGTTACAAATGCTGAGTGAAGCGACTGGAATTTTCTTTTGTAACTTGAAGTTTAAAAAAGAATTTTGGTCTTTAGATTCTGGCATGAAGTCCAGAAAGCTGCCGGTTTTATCTAGCTGAAACATTAAACTTGGTATCACTTGCCGCAATGCCGTATTTTTTGTTTCCCTCTGCAATCGGGCTTCTTGCGCTTGCTTTTGCTCTGTGATATCTTCACACAACATGAGTACGATCAAGTTTCCGTCATTTCCTGGTACAGCGCGAGCGACTTGTCGCACCCACAACAGGCTGCCGTCTTTTCGCACTTTGCGAACTTCTCGGCGCGATACGGATGCCGGCTGCTGCAAACAAGTGTTCAGGTGCTGCCTCACTGCCGGTTTATCGTCTTCGTAAACAACTTTCAAGAAAGATTGCCCGATTAATTCTTCTGGAGTGTAGGCTAATTGTTCAGCTCCAAAAGCATTGACGGAAAGCACGGTTCCGCCGGCATCTAAGGTGAAATATATCGAGGGGGTTTCTTCATACAAGGCTCGGTATCGTTCTTCACTTTTTCGCAGTGCTTCTTCAGCACGTTTGCGCTCAGTAGCATCGGCGTAAATTCCGACAAAGCCGAGCAAGTTGCCGCTGCTATCTCGCAAAACGGCATCACTCACCTCTGCGACAAATTGGCTGCCGTCTTTACGCTGTGCAACCCATTCTCGCTGCGCTGAACCTGTGTTCTTAACTGTGCTGAGGGTTGCTTCGGCTTGGTGGTGGTTCACTTGCGTTGCGAACGTTTCGTTAATACTTTTGCCCATAACTTCTTCAGCCTGCCATTGATAGAGCATTTGCGCGTAACCGTTCCAGTAAACTATTTTGCCGTCTTTGTCTGTAGCGATGATGGCATGACAAACTTGGTCTAACACGGATGCTAGGAACAGAAGTTGCTCTTGCGCCTGCCGATGGTTCGCTTCTAAAGTATTAAAAATTTGTTGCAGCCCTTCAAAGGCGGCTTCGTCTCTGCAATATTCACGCAGGCGCTGAGCGCGTTCAAGTTTCATAAGTCACAATTCAGGAGTCTAGTTCATTTAAACTTTTGTGAGGGTAGATTTTTCAGTATTTGATTTTGATATAGTTAAGCTTTAATGTGTCTTGGTTTACGATTATAAGGTAAAAACCCTAAGAATTTATAAAATTTTGTGGTTGGTTTGTTTTGCCAAGTTATAATTTAGACTAGAAAATCTAAAAAATGGAATCGGACGATTCTCTACTCAATGTTGAAGCGGTAAGTTTTTGGCAGCAGCGCTATCAGGAAGGAACGGCTGGCTGGAATCTAGGACAACCGGCTCCTCCTTTTGTTAGCTTTTTAAACGCTCGTCAAGCTCCACCCCCCGGTCGCACGGCAGTTTTGGGCTGCGGGGAGGGTTACGACGCTTTGCTGTTTGCTTCTAAGGGTTTTGAAGTTGTTGGTTTTGACTTTGCTCCTTCTGCCATTGCAGCAGCAAATCAGTTGGCTGAAGCTGCCGGCATTTCTACTCAATTTTTGCAGCGAGATATCTTTGACTTGGCAGATGAGTTTGCCAGTTATTTTAATTATGTGATAGAGCATACTTGCTTCTGTGCCATTTTGCCGGGAAGACGGCCTGCTTATGTTGAGCTGGTGCGAGACTTATTGCGCCCGGATGGGGAATTGCTCGGTTTGTTTTTTACCCATTCTCGTGCCGGCGGGCCTCCTTTTGGGGTGACACCGGCACAGATTGAGGAGTATTTTGCTGCTGATTTCGAGTTGCTGTCTCTAGTGCCGGTGGCGAATTCGGTGGCGTCACGTCAAGGCGAGGAGCATTTTGGGCGCTTTCGGCGAAAGTAGGGGCGCTGGGGGACACAATAGCCAAGATTAAGAGACTTCATCCTTTAGGCTGGTGCCGCCGGCTGGAATAATTTATTTTTAAATGCTATATTCTCAAATTTTAAAAATAATCTGTAAGCTATGCATATCAGTCGTTTGAGGCTTATTGTCTTTATGCGTATTTTGCAAAACAAACGCAAATCACCAGAATGCCATAACCGGACGTTTATAATTAAAGATAAGAAGATTGTAAAGTTTTGTGAACTAAGGCGCGTATGAATCCGCTTACTTTAAAACAAATTTCCGAGCACCTAGACAGCGAAAACTCTCGTGATCGCATGATAGCGCTGGCTTCCCTGCGGCAATTCCCAGCCGATGATGCGGTGCCCTTAATTAAAAAAGTCCTTGACGATCAAAGCTTGCAAGTGCGCTCAATGGCAGTGTTTGCGCTGGGAGTCAAACAAACAGACGAGTGCTATCCGATTTTGGTGCGGTTGCTAGAAACTGATCCAGATTACGGCATTCGCGCTGATGCTGCCGGCGCTTTGGGATATCTAGAAGATGGGCGAGCGTTTGAGCCGCTGGTGCGGGCGTTTTATGAGGATACAGATTGGCTGGTGCGCTTTAGTGCGGCGGTGGCGCTGGGAAATTTGAAAGATCCTCGCGCTCATGATGTGCTGATGAAAGCGCTCGATAGTGAGGAAGTGGTGGTGCAACAAGGGGCGATCGCAGCGCTGGGTGAAATTAAATCGATAGAGTCTGTTGATCGCATTCTCCGCTTTGCTCAGTCTGAAGATTGGCTGATCCGGCAGCGTTTGGCAGAGGCGTTGGGGCATTTGCCGAGTGAGAAGAGTGTTTCGGCGCTGAAGTATTTAGCAAAGGATGCTCATTGGCAAGTGGCTGAGGCGGCGAGTATTTCTTTACAGCGTTTGGATGAGGCGGGAATTTAGGCGCGGCAGATTTAAGGATTGCTATTTGCCAGCTTTCTGGCACGCAAACAAAGCTTGTTGATGCTGAGCTTGTCTGGGTTTTGCCGGCATGACAGTCAAACTTTTTGAGGTAGTAATGGATACCACCGTAAGGTTGTGTTCGCCTCCTGCCGGCAGAATAGAAATTCTATCACTTCGTGCCAACTTGTTATCCTCCTCTCGGTTGATGTAATTAGGTGTTGAATTTGTTGCAATAGATGAGAAGTCAGAACGTTTGGAGGCTCTTGAATGCGTAAGTTAAATATCGGTCTTACTGACGAGCAACGCGATGGTGTCATTGATTTACTCAATCATGACCTCGCCGATGCTTATCTTTTGCTGATCAAAACCAAGAAGTATCACTGGGATGTGGTTGGCCCTCAGTTCCGCTCACTCCACCAATTGTGGGAAGAACACTATCAAGCATTAACCATTAACATTGATGAGCTTGCAGAACGGATTAGAACTTTGGGCGGTTATCCGATTGGAACGGCTGAAGGCTTCCTAAAATATGCCTCGATTAAAGAGCACATTGGCGATCTGCCTTTAGCAACACAAATGGTTGCTCGCTTGGTCGATGATCACGAGCAAATTATCCGTAACCTGCGTGATCATGTCGATCAGTCTGGTGACAAATACCACGATCAAGGAACGGCAGACTTTTTAACCGGCTTGATGGAACAGCACGAACAAATGGCTTGGATGCTGCGTTCGTTTATCGAGGGGGAATCCCTGGTATCGGATGGACAAAAGCCTCAAGCTTCGCCCCAAACTGCCGCTCACGTCTAGAAAATTTGTCAGAAGTTGAGACATTTTTCTCTTGGCAGTTTTAGCCGGTTTAATATGCCGCTACAGTTTTAATCCTTGACTCATGCCACACTGACGCCGCTGAGAGAAAAATGTTTGAGCTAGGCGTGAGTGTTGGCTTGAGTTCAAGGAATTTTAATAAAAACTGTTTTATTGTTCTGCCGGCTGCCATCTTAAAGGTGGGTTCAATCGTTTTATATTGGCTAAAAGCCGATTTTAACAAAAATAAGTGATTTGTCAAGCAACAAATCATGATAATTAATAATATATAAAAATACAAAAACTATATGTTTAAAATTGAAAACTTAAAAGAAATATTTAGAGTAATTTTATCAGTAGCTTTAATCGTACTTGGCGTGCTTCACTTTACAATTTCCGAGCCATTTGTAAAGATCATGCCACCTCAACTCCCCTACCCCCTGGAATTAGTTTATATTAGTGGATTCTTTGAAATATTGGGGGCAATCGGTTTATTAGTCCCGCCAGTTTCCCGTGCGGCGGCTTGGGGAATTATTGCGTTATTTATCGCAGTTTTTCCAGCGAATATTAATATGGCTGTCAATCACATTCATATTGATGGAATTCCAGATTCGCCTTGGTTTCAAGCAGTTAGGCTACCGTTACAAGCAGTTTTGATTGCTTGGGCGTGGTGGTATACAAAGCCTAGCGATCCCGATAAGCAAGCAAGTATTATTCCAAAAAATTTAATTTCTAAGTTGCCTACGAGTTGAAGCTTGGGATGCTAAAGACGCGATGCCGGTTTTGCCATCTTCAACCGCATTAGACTGCTTGGAAACGTAAATAGTTTATATAGCCGGTCAATTTGCCATAAGCCACTGCCTTTCATTTTTAGGGGAGGGGTTGACAGACCTATGCGCTTGCGCTAGATTGTGACTAATCAGTCATGTGACTGACTGGTCACATTAGCCTTGAGCTGGTTTATGCCGTCCCAGACGTTCTTTAATTTGCCTGATACGAGACAGCGGATCATTATCGACTCAGCGATCACCGAGTTTGCTAATCACAGCTATGAAGCGGCGTCGATCTCAAGTATTGTCAGTCAGGCAAAAATCGCTAAAGGT
Proteins encoded:
- a CDS encoding Dps family protein codes for the protein MRKLNIGLTDEQRDGVIDLLNHDLADAYLLLIKTKKYHWDVVGPQFRSLHQLWEEHYQALTINIDELAERIRTLGGYPIGTAEGFLKYASIKEHIGDLPLATQMVARLVDDHEQIIRNLRDHVDQSGDKYHDQGTADFLTGLMEQHEQMAWMLRSFIEGESLVSDGQKPQASPQTAAHV
- a CDS encoding MFS transporter, encoding MTNTSPSADSPISPESEKLNFSTKLAYGAGDMGTAITAMLLISFLSPFLTDVAGLAPGLAGKTQLVGKVWDAVNDPLVGVLSDRTQSRWGRRYPWMIWGAVPFGVFFFLQWVVPRFSNTESINQWGLFFYYTIISILFNTFYTVVNLPYTALTPELTQDYNERTSLNSFRFTFSIGGSILSLLLALVIAQLIPNDRGQQFLVLGGICAIFSVLPLYWCVWGTRKRAAAVAAKHPETEQPVSLPVLQQLKLILNNRPFLFVVGIYLFSWLAVQVTAGIIPYFVGSLMRLGQTEINLVLLLVQGTALSMLFVWGAISKRVGKKAVYFMGMSVWILAQAGLFFLQPGQVGLMYFLAAMAGLGVSTAYLIPWSMLPDVIELDELRTGQRREGIFYSFMVFLQKICLGLAVWLMLESLGWAGYIKPTAAIPLPDQSDAVDMVIRIAIGPLPTLALIVGLVLAYFYPITREVHAEILLQLQERRAERGTRD
- a CDS encoding HEAT repeat domain-containing protein yields the protein MNPLTLKQISEHLDSENSRDRMIALASLRQFPADDAVPLIKKVLDDQSLQVRSMAVFALGVKQTDECYPILVRLLETDPDYGIRADAAGALGYLEDGRAFEPLVRAFYEDTDWLVRFSAAVALGNLKDPRAHDVLMKALDSEEVVVQQGAIAALGEIKSIESVDRILRFAQSEDWLIRQRLAEALGHLPSEKSVSALKYLAKDAHWQVAEAASISLQRLDEAGI
- a CDS encoding methyltransferase domain-containing protein — its product is MESDDSLLNVEAVSFWQQRYQEGTAGWNLGQPAPPFVSFLNARQAPPPGRTAVLGCGEGYDALLFASKGFEVVGFDFAPSAIAAANQLAEAAGISTQFLQRDIFDLADEFASYFNYVIEHTCFCAILPGRRPAYVELVRDLLRPDGELLGLFFTHSRAGGPPFGVTPAQIEEYFAADFELLSLVPVANSVASRQGEEHFGRFRRK
- a CDS encoding DoxX family protein codes for the protein MFKIENLKEIFRVILSVALIVLGVLHFTISEPFVKIMPPQLPYPLELVYISGFFEILGAIGLLVPPVSRAAAWGIIALFIAVFPANINMAVNHIHIDGIPDSPWFQAVRLPLQAVLIAWAWWYTKPSDPDKQASIIPKNLISKLPTS
- a CDS encoding PAS domain S-box protein, encoding MKLERAQRLREYCRDEAAFEGLQQIFNTLEANHRQAQEQLLFLASVLDQVCHAIIATDKDGKIVYWNGYAQMLYQWQAEEVMGKSINETFATQVNHHQAEATLSTVKNTGSAQREWVAQRKDGSQFVAEVSDAVLRDSSGNLLGFVGIYADATERKRAEEALRKSEERYRALYEETPSIYFTLDAGGTVLSVNAFGAEQLAYTPEELIGQSFLKVVYEDDKPAVRQHLNTCLQQPASVSRREVRKVRKDGSLLWVRQVARAVPGNDGNLIVLMLCEDITEQKQAQEARLQRETKNTALRQVIPSLMFQLDKTGSFLDFMPESKDQNSFLNFKLQKKIPVASLSICNSNSVTNYYESPTYFNASTVVSNELEHQVQKRTSQLKKSLDFAAGIQRITDEIRDSFDEAQILQTAVVALHSVLKTDYCCAAVYNLERTQATICYEATQPQFGSAVGCTIDIADAPNTYGRLLRGEYYQSHELGDISTPELCKHLPVKLLFPISSDDQGVIGHLAVFNRMGTVLGKTEILLVQQVANQCAIAIRQARLYQACRAQVEELAKLNRLKDDFLSTVSHELRSPIANMKMAIHLLQAAGDPDRRERYLKILRTECDRENDLIEDLLDLQRLEADAYRSHTTAVNLSEWLPTILTPFNYRISNRQQILEVEYPPELPPIISDPISLGRIVTELLNNACKYTSAGGKIALSIRHSEGGGESVTPNPSAAAPVCLFTIVNQAEIPKAELPRIFDKFYRVPNADPWEQGGTGLGLALVYKLVEQLGGSIQVESDAGWTAFTVALPTHL
- a CDS encoding phosphoribosyltransferase family protein; this translates as MSDLYISWSEYHQKIERLAAKIYLSHWQFNQIVCIARGGLRVGDTLSRIYDLPLAILSVSSYGGAGGQVRGEISFSTHLTMTTGKLGSHILLVDDLADSGISLQQTLNWLSSHYGADIEEIRTAVLWYKASSIIAPDYYVDYLPDNPWIHQPFEPYEQMTPAELAATYSSSQEIAWERENY